In the Palaeococcus pacificus DY20341 genome, one interval contains:
- a CDS encoding RidA family protein translates to MKEIIFTEKAPKPIGPYSQAVKVGNFLFISGQIPINPETGELIQGDIKAQTRQVLENIKAIVEAAGGSLNNIVKVNVYLKDMNDFQAMNEVYAEYFGESKPARAAVEVARLPKDVKIEIEAIAFL, encoded by the coding sequence ATGAAGGAGATAATATTTACTGAAAAGGCTCCAAAGCCAATCGGCCCCTACAGCCAAGCTGTGAAAGTTGGAAACTTCCTCTTTATCTCAGGGCAGATTCCAATAAACCCTGAGACTGGAGAGCTTATTCAAGGAGATATTAAAGCCCAAACACGCCAAGTTTTGGAGAACATCAAGGCCATTGTTGAAGCCGCGGGAGGAAGCCTCAATAATATCGTAAAGGTAAACGTCTACCTAAAAGACATGAACGACTTCCAAGCCATGAACGAGGTTTATGCAGAGTACTTTGGGGAGTCAAAGCCCGCAAGAGCTGCGGTTGAAGTTGCAAGGCTTCCAAAAGATGTCAAGATAGAGATTGAAGCTATTGCTTTTCTCTGA
- a CDS encoding Mov34/MPN/PAD-1 family protein codes for MKVKIRRELLEYLLEMARSFYPNEFGGFLREKNGIFEEVLIIPKGHYGKGSIFFDPYLLPHDEDIKGTVHSHPAPYTRPSKADLHFFSKFGGIHIIIAYPFEEWSIKAYRSDGREVEVEVVD; via the coding sequence ATGAAGGTGAAAATAAGGCGTGAGTTGTTGGAGTATCTGCTTGAGATGGCGCGGAGTTTTTACCCAAACGAATTCGGCGGCTTTTTACGGGAGAAAAACGGCATATTTGAGGAAGTGCTTATAATTCCAAAAGGTCACTATGGCAAAGGTTCCATCTTCTTTGATCCTTACCTATTGCCCCATGATGAAGACATTAAAGGGACTGTACATTCTCACCCAGCGCCCTATACACGACCTTCAAAAGCGGATTTGCATTTTTTCTCCAAGTTTGGAGGAATTCACATAATAATAGCCTATCCCTTTGAAGAGTGGAGCATAAAAGCATACAGAAGTGATGGAAGGGAGGTAGAGGTGGAGGTGGTAGACTAG
- a CDS encoding helix-turn-helix transcriptional regulator yields the protein MKKALIMVVLLLIPLVSAQYTYDLTLTVYRDGYVNVNYQIVPNEFTSQISLKLLGSNYEDLFVTDESGTPLSYELNDDEILINVGDAQIIEVTYNTPDLTKKEGLVWSISVESDMPVKIILPEGSTIVDLSDIPMSIQGETVEMPSGNQSVSYVLSSSVSGEVGDSEEEKTSYSLIGVAIILIIGVVAMASKLLRKGKKEVKLDKEAFLKKMERFELNDEERKALLYILEKGGRASQAEVRNALGIPKTTAWRMFQRFEKNGLVKIIRGSKENWIELKP from the coding sequence GTGAAGAAAGCTCTAATCATGGTCGTGCTCCTTTTAATTCCTTTGGTTAGTGCCCAATATACTTATGATTTAACGCTCACCGTCTATCGTGACGGCTATGTTAATGTAAACTATCAGATAGTCCCCAATGAGTTCACATCTCAAATAAGTTTGAAGCTTTTGGGGAGCAACTACGAAGATTTGTTTGTAACGGATGAGAGCGGAACTCCATTATCGTATGAACTCAATGACGATGAGATTTTAATAAACGTTGGAGACGCTCAAATCATTGAAGTAACTTACAACACTCCTGATCTGACAAAAAAAGAAGGTTTGGTCTGGAGTATAAGCGTAGAATCGGACATGCCTGTTAAAATCATCCTCCCAGAAGGCTCCACCATAGTTGATTTGAGCGACATACCCATGTCAATCCAAGGTGAAACTGTAGAGATGCCATCAGGAAACCAGAGCGTGAGCTACGTCTTATCTTCAAGCGTCAGTGGAGAAGTAGGAGACTCGGAAGAGGAAAAAACGAGCTACAGCCTCATAGGTGTAGCTATCATCCTAATAATAGGTGTAGTGGCAATGGCTTCAAAGCTCCTGCGGAAGGGCAAAAAAGAAGTTAAGCTCGACAAAGAAGCTTTCCTAAAAAAGATGGAGCGCTTTGAGCTCAATGATGAAGAGAGAAAAGCCTTGCTCTACATTCTTGAGAAGGGAGGAAGGGCAAGTCAAGCAGAGGTTAGAAATGCCTTAGGTATTCCAAAGACAACCGCATGGCGTATGTTCCAGCGCTTTGAAAAGAACGGGCTTGTGAAGATTATTAGAGGCTCAAAAGAGAACTGGATTGAGCTTAAACCCTAG
- a CDS encoding carbohydrate kinase family protein, with product MDLVVVGHVAIDHIIFPNKKDVLQPGGAAAAVATAAALSGAKVGLVTKVGRDFPQEWLEKLREILDIKGVHILEGNTIHIYMIYSEDGSVDAPVDMGVAQRMGETEIPEEYLSAEIFHIAPIPPEEQLKMAKRLEGRRISLDFNPTYMEDYNTKTELMREVVSRAEVVFPNEREALTITKAKDIREAALKMHEWGAKLVVITRGEKGVLVYDGSFKEFPALPISDDEMVDPTGAGDAFAGGFLAYYAKDKPLEECIEQGLYRAREVLKKKGSWSI from the coding sequence ATGGATCTGGTAGTCGTAGGGCATGTCGCTATTGACCACATCATTTTTCCAAACAAAAAAGATGTCCTCCAACCAGGAGGAGCAGCCGCAGCTGTAGCAACAGCCGCTGCTCTAAGCGGCGCTAAAGTTGGCTTAGTTACTAAAGTAGGACGCGACTTTCCACAAGAGTGGCTCGAGAAGCTGAGGGAGATTTTAGACATCAAAGGAGTTCACATCTTAGAGGGCAATACTATACACATATATATGATTTATAGTGAGGATGGAAGTGTTGATGCTCCCGTTGATATGGGTGTGGCCCAAAGGATGGGCGAGACTGAGATTCCCGAGGAGTATTTAAGTGCTGAGATTTTTCACATTGCTCCTATTCCTCCCGAAGAGCAGCTTAAAATGGCCAAACGATTGGAGGGGAGACGTATTAGTCTCGACTTTAACCCCACGTACATGGAGGACTATAATACAAAAACTGAGCTGATGAGGGAAGTAGTATCAAGAGCTGAAGTGGTTTTTCCAAATGAGCGCGAAGCTTTGACCATAACAAAGGCCAAAGACATTCGTGAGGCAGCTCTAAAAATGCACGAGTGGGGAGCCAAGCTCGTTGTAATAACGCGCGGTGAGAAGGGAGTTTTGGTTTATGACGGCTCATTTAAAGAGTTTCCGGCACTCCCAATAAGTGATGATGAAATGGTTGACCCAACTGGGGCTGGAGATGCGTTTGCGGGAGGATTTTTGGCCTATTATGCTAAAGATAAACCTTTGGAGGAGTGCATAGAGCAGGGACTCTATAGGGCTAGAGAAGTGCTGAAGAAAAAAGGCAGCTGGAGTATCTAA
- a CDS encoding COG1470 family protein has product MKSKVLSFVLFAVMLASIMLPPASGQPVIMISPEKNTFSANPGDIVDIYFNITNLGNESAKNVFITIEKLPKGATYTQEIIQELSPNQTYEGHVQIILNDVIAGTYNLNLVAKMKDSPIIVKVPLTLRVLTKVDYYLKISSQDKYVYGNDVTITCEVRSKANGILNGIVEIEVYRGSELIKTIAESTYITAYGKKSYEIVLPRPEVGRYLVIMHTKFGGISKTESKSFEVYQRELTYDAKFENGVITVQVKDEEGKGVSNIPVTINGLQFKTDNLGLVQIEARNPGTYRITFNFDGKIVETIVEVKKLFLDYKQQNETLIVYVRDSSGKGIANVSVVAEGAKGRAYGVTDESGKVEIDLNEIGFGVLKLKADSSKYLGDEKTVSVEKPTPTQTSITTTTTTTTTTISYVQNQTVPKPPKDYGNLPIILILSAILFGSTSYLAFFRPIILEEQLDKYYFIKVKAPKLRSLENFVVERNINAADVRATKGKVKIEGTRVIWEIEKLEPEEEAFLQVLL; this is encoded by the coding sequence GTGAAGAGTAAGGTTCTATCATTCGTATTATTTGCAGTTATGCTCGCAAGTATAATGCTCCCACCAGCTAGCGGGCAGCCAGTTATCATGATTTCTCCCGAGAAGAATACTTTTAGTGCAAATCCCGGCGATATCGTGGATATCTATTTCAACATAACCAATTTGGGAAACGAAAGTGCCAAAAATGTTTTTATAACAATTGAAAAGCTCCCTAAAGGAGCAACATACACTCAGGAAATAATTCAAGAGCTGAGTCCAAATCAAACTTATGAAGGGCATGTGCAGATTATACTGAATGATGTTATAGCCGGCACATACAACCTCAATCTCGTTGCTAAAATGAAAGACTCCCCTATAATTGTAAAAGTGCCCCTAACTCTTAGAGTTCTCACGAAAGTGGATTACTACCTCAAAATCTCCTCTCAGGACAAATACGTCTACGGAAACGATGTCACAATAACCTGCGAGGTCAGATCAAAGGCAAACGGCATTTTAAACGGCATTGTGGAGATAGAGGTTTACAGGGGAAGTGAACTCATTAAGACTATAGCTGAGAGCACATACATAACCGCTTATGGCAAGAAGAGCTATGAGATAGTTCTACCGAGACCTGAGGTCGGGCGCTACTTGGTTATTATGCACACAAAATTTGGAGGGATTTCAAAAACAGAAAGCAAAAGCTTTGAGGTCTATCAGAGAGAACTAACCTACGATGCGAAATTTGAGAATGGGGTTATTACAGTTCAAGTTAAGGACGAAGAAGGAAAAGGAGTCAGCAATATCCCAGTTACAATAAATGGACTCCAATTCAAAACTGACAATCTGGGGTTGGTACAGATTGAGGCAAGAAATCCAGGAACGTATAGAATAACATTCAACTTCGATGGAAAAATCGTCGAGACCATTGTTGAAGTCAAAAAGCTCTTCTTGGACTACAAACAGCAGAATGAAACTCTAATAGTCTATGTGAGGGATTCAAGTGGTAAAGGAATTGCTAATGTAAGTGTCGTAGCCGAAGGAGCCAAAGGCAGGGCCTACGGAGTAACGGATGAGAGCGGAAAAGTTGAAATAGACCTCAACGAAATAGGCTTTGGTGTTTTGAAGCTTAAAGCAGACAGCTCAAAATACTTAGGAGACGAGAAAACAGTGAGCGTCGAAAAGCCCACGCCGACCCAAACGTCCATCACGACTACCACCACTACCACAACAACCACCATAAGCTATGTCCAGAACCAGACCGTCCCAAAGCCCCCAAAAGACTACGGCAACCTGCCAATAATCCTCATACTCTCAGCAATACTCTTTGGGAGCACATCATACTTAGCGTTTTTCAGGCCAATCATACTCGAAGAGCAGCTCGATAAATACTACTTCATAAAAGTCAAAGCTCCAAAGCTAAGGAGCCTCGAGAACTTCGTAGTCGAGAGAAACATCAATGCTGCCGATGTTAGAGCCACCAAAGGAAAAGTAAAAATCGAGGGTACTAGAGTGATATGGGAAATAGAAAAGCTTGAGCCAGAAGAAGAGGCGTTTTTACAGGTGCTTCTTTGA